The Phaseolus vulgaris cultivar G19833 unplaced genomic scaffold, P. vulgaris v2.0 scaffold_365, whole genome shotgun sequence genome includes a region encoding these proteins:
- the LOC137817629 gene encoding uncharacterized protein, producing MTREYSLKRPENVKVKPELASNENISEKILDVTEPDTANSSEDPTVACDASKLSSPSSSSSGDRSLEHTNKKNGMSPASFASSRKGLRSVADKGKVNMQHKTRSVSRSPPSSSSSSSVFTSKSSPRKQNNAEFKSNKRGHDHQGENVKMGYKIRPKMSKKVGLTNKTGVASRKLTFRRGKVIEFSLRSTRGGEVNAANTKSEKHRGKLKTVEGGKKRIIVGRKVGGDKSKIEGSKSGSENVVLKHQDVGWKKQNPGLYNNVIEETAIMLAELRKSKVKALVGAFETVISLDSPRDVTAAEESTS from the exons ATGACAAGAGAGTATTCTCTGAAACGTCCTGAGAATGTTAAAGTCAAACCTGAACTAGCCAGCAATGAGAACATATCAGAAAAAATCCTTGATGTCACCGAACCTGACACTGCAAATTCATCTGAGGACCCTACTGTAGCTTGTGATGCAAGTAAGTTGTCTTCACCCTCATCTTCATCATCAGGGGACAGAAGCTTGGAGCATACGAATAAGAAAAATGGCATGTCTCCTGCGTCGTTTGCGTCTTCAAGGAAGGGCCTTAGATCTGTGGCCGACAAAGGGAAGGTAAATATGCAGCACAAAACGCGCAGTGTTTCACGATCACCACCATCATCTTCGTCGTCCTCATCTGTTTTCACTTCCAAGTCTTCCCCTCGGAAGCAAAATAATGCTGAATTTAAGTCCAACAAAAGAGGACATGATCATCAAGGTGAAAATGTGAAGATGGGTTACAAAATCAGACCAAAAATGAGCAAAAAAGTTGGGCTCACCAATAAAACTGGTGTTGCATCCCGGAAATTGACTTTTAGGAGAGGAAAAGTGATTGAATTCAGCCTCAGATCAACAC GTGGTGGTGAGGTAAATGCTGCAAATACAAAATCAGAGAAACATAGAGGAAAACTGAAAACCGTGGAAGGAGGTAAAAAGAGAATTATTGTTGGGAGGAAGGTTGGTGGAGATAAGAGCAAGATAGAGGGTTCAAAATCAGGATCTGAGAACGTGGTTTTGAAGCATCAAGATGTGGGATGGAAGAAACAAAATCCAGGTTTGTATAATAATGTGATTGAAGAGACCGCAATTATGCTTGCTGAACTAAGGAAGAGCAAGGTTAAGGCTCTCGTTGGTGCATTTGAAACCGTGATATCTCTTGATTCTCCTAGAGATGTCACTGCAGCGGAAGAAAGCACAAGTTGA